One segment of Pseudomonas pohangensis DNA contains the following:
- a CDS encoding ArsJ-associated glyceraldehyde-3-phosphate dehydrogenase — translation MTIKVGINGFGRIGRLALRAAWAWPEFEFVQINDPAGDAATHAHLLNFDSVHGRWQFEAGSAGDEIIIDGKRIKVTANKAIADSDWSGCDLVIEASGKMKTVAVLQGYLEQGVKRVVVSAPVKEAGALNVVLGVNQQLFDPAVHRIVTAASCTTNCLAPVVKVIHESLGIRHGSMTTIHDLTNTQSILDQPHKDLRRARASGMSLIPTSTGSATAIAEIFPELRGKLNGHAVRVPLANASLTDCVFEVERATTVEEVNALLKAAAAGPLKDILGYEERPLVSIDYRTDPRSSIVDALSTMVVNGTQVKIYAWYDNEWGYANRTVELARLVGLAG, via the coding sequence ATGACGATCAAAGTAGGTATCAACGGCTTCGGCCGCATCGGTCGCCTGGCGCTGCGTGCGGCCTGGGCCTGGCCAGAATTCGAATTCGTGCAGATCAATGATCCGGCGGGGGATGCGGCGACCCATGCGCACCTGCTGAACTTCGATTCGGTGCACGGACGCTGGCAGTTCGAGGCCGGCAGCGCAGGGGACGAGATTATCATCGACGGCAAGCGCATCAAGGTGACGGCCAACAAGGCGATTGCCGACAGCGACTGGTCGGGCTGTGATCTGGTGATCGAGGCCAGCGGCAAGATGAAGACGGTAGCGGTGCTGCAGGGCTACCTGGAGCAGGGCGTCAAACGTGTGGTGGTGAGTGCGCCGGTAAAAGAGGCGGGCGCGTTGAATGTGGTGCTGGGAGTCAACCAGCAGCTGTTCGACCCGGCGGTGCACCGTATCGTCACTGCCGCCTCCTGCACCACCAACTGTCTGGCACCGGTGGTCAAGGTGATCCACGAGAGCCTGGGCATCCGCCACGGCTCGATGACCACCATTCACGACCTGACCAATACCCAGAGCATCCTCGACCAGCCGCACAAGGATCTGCGCCGTGCGCGTGCTTCCGGTATGAGCCTGATTCCCACCAGTACCGGCTCGGCGACGGCGATTGCCGAGATATTTCCCGAATTGCGCGGCAAGCTCAACGGCCATGCGGTACGCGTGCCGCTGGCCAATGCCTCGCTGACCGACTGCGTGTTCGAGGTAGAGCGGGCAACTACCGTGGAAGAGGTCAATGCGCTGCTCAAGGCGGCGGCAGCCGGGCCGCTCAAGGACATTCTCGGTTACGAGGAACGGCCGCTGGTATCGATCGATTACCGCACCGACCCGCGTTCGTCGATTGTCGATGCGCTGTCGACCATGGTGGTCAACGGCACCCAGGTGAAGATCTACGCCTGGTACGACAACGAATGGGGCTACGCCAATCGCACCGTCGAGCTGGCACGGCTGGTCGGTCTGGCCGGCTAA
- the arsJ gene encoding organoarsenical effux MFS transporter ArsJ, whose translation MHALSRLSPEVRQYLIVTGNYWAFTLTDGALRMLVVLHFHALGYSPLQIAALFLFYEIFGVVTNLFGGYLGARLGLNRTMNIGLGLQVAALLMLTVPTAWLSVAWVMAAQALSGVAKDLNKMSAKSSIKLLVPDSQQGTLYRWVAILTGSKNALKGVGFFLGAGLLALLGFSHALLAMAGVLALVWIASLLLLKQDLGKASAKPKFREILSKSRAINSLSAARLFLFGARDVWFVVALPVYLSGVLGWDFWQVGGFLALWVIGYGAVQSFAPGLTGKSRGQVPDGRDAFIWALLLAGLPAAIALGLDSGWSAQWVLVGGLLVFGAVFAVNSSLHSYLIVSYAKEDGVSLDVGFYYMSNALGRLLGTLLSGWVYQTYGLQACLWISALFVLLAAVISLALPRHAPA comes from the coding sequence ATGCACGCTCTTTCCCGTCTGTCACCGGAAGTCCGCCAGTACCTGATAGTCACCGGCAACTACTGGGCCTTCACCCTCACCGACGGCGCGTTGCGCATGCTGGTGGTGCTGCATTTCCACGCTCTGGGTTATTCGCCGCTGCAGATTGCCGCGCTGTTCCTGTTCTATGAAATCTTCGGCGTAGTGACCAACCTGTTCGGCGGCTATCTGGGTGCGCGGCTGGGACTCAATCGCACCATGAATATCGGCCTTGGCCTGCAGGTGGCAGCGCTGTTGATGCTGACGGTGCCGACGGCCTGGCTCAGCGTAGCCTGGGTGATGGCGGCGCAGGCGCTGTCGGGGGTGGCCAAGGACCTGAACAAGATGAGCGCGAAAAGCTCGATCAAGTTGCTGGTGCCGGACAGCCAGCAAGGCACCCTGTACCGGTGGGTGGCGATCCTTACCGGTTCGAAAAACGCGCTGAAGGGCGTGGGCTTCTTTCTCGGTGCCGGGCTGCTGGCGCTACTCGGCTTCAGCCATGCACTGCTGGCGATGGCCGGCGTACTGGCGCTGGTCTGGATCGCCAGCTTGCTGTTGCTGAAACAGGATCTGGGCAAGGCCAGCGCCAAGCCGAAATTTCGCGAGATCCTCTCCAAAAGCAGGGCGATCAACAGCCTTTCGGCAGCGCGGCTGTTCCTGTTCGGTGCCCGTGATGTCTGGTTTGTGGTGGCGTTGCCGGTGTATCTGAGCGGGGTACTGGGCTGGGATTTCTGGCAGGTCGGCGGCTTCCTTGCCCTCTGGGTGATCGGCTACGGTGCTGTGCAGTCGTTCGCCCCAGGGCTCACCGGGAAGTCGCGCGGCCAGGTACCGGATGGGCGTGATGCGTTTATCTGGGCCTTGCTGCTGGCCGGGCTGCCGGCAGCCATTGCGCTGGGGCTGGACAGCGGATGGTCGGCGCAGTGGGTACTGGTGGGCGGGTTGCTGGTGTTTGGTGCGGTGTTTGCCGTGAACTCGTCGCTGCACAGCTACCTGATTGTCAGCTATGCCAAGGAGGACGGGGTGTCGCTGGATGTCGGCTTCTATTACATGTCCAACGCCCTTGGCCGGCTGCTGGGTACCCTGCTGTCCGGCTGGGTGTATCAGACCTATGGCCTGCAAGCGTGTCTGTGGATTTCAGCATTGTTCGTACTACTGGCAGCCGTGATCTCATTGGCCCTGCCCAGGCACGCACCCGCGTAG
- a CDS encoding Lnb N-terminal periplasmic domain-containing protein, with protein MLKRLPAGLALCLCLSLPLHASATPADAQLQQLASDPYWISLGHYETGKFGGWRSYVDDPSFFLAATGPSDPAAELQATLIAIQSPDNLGDQHAQCKYPARTRWLREQLQLKDLPTPACNEFHVWYADINPHSVVLIYPAAYLGSPSSMFGHTLLRIDQADAGSNNTAMLSYALNFGAFIEGDDNSMLYAWRGLMGGYPGVFALMPYRDKMKEYSRLENRDLWEYPLNLTPEETGRMVEHVWELRQVKFDYYFFDENCSYRLLELLEVARPGTELTDPFQITAIPTDTVRVIKQAGMTEGVVFRPSRERELLARAEPLTIEEQLLVLHLSTGEMQLDAPAMQALPDARKAQVQDAAFRLVRYNSENQDRDDQVAERSYAMLRAINQNPPEPLDIPRPELPEEGHPSRTWQLGAGSRVHDAYAEYGLRMAYHDLNDNLAGFPLGAQIEIAQLKVRQYQGNDWKLQQLDIATIRSLTPRNELIKPWSWQVNGGFQRVLGKNQNDVLVSQVNGGGGGSWAISDDALVFALATTRVEHNHEFAPFVAPAAGFNSGLLWRNPLGNLTLEGSGDYFLNGEVRRSLSLNQQWEINRDLGLRLSASREFAQQSSPVNEVMLELKWYYY; from the coding sequence ATGCTCAAACGCCTTCCTGCCGGACTGGCGCTTTGCCTGTGCCTGAGCCTGCCGCTTCATGCCAGCGCAACGCCAGCCGACGCGCAACTGCAACAACTGGCCAGCGACCCCTACTGGATCAGCCTCGGTCACTACGAAACCGGAAAGTTCGGTGGCTGGCGCAGCTATGTGGACGACCCGTCGTTCTTTCTCGCCGCAACCGGCCCGAGCGACCCGGCCGCCGAACTGCAAGCCACGCTGATTGCCATCCAGTCCCCGGACAACCTTGGCGACCAGCATGCCCAGTGCAAATATCCGGCACGTACGCGCTGGCTGCGCGAACAACTGCAACTGAAGGATCTGCCGACTCCGGCCTGCAACGAATTTCACGTCTGGTACGCCGACATCAACCCGCACAGCGTGGTGCTGATCTACCCCGCCGCGTACCTGGGCAGCCCGTCGTCGATGTTCGGCCACACCCTGTTGCGCATTGATCAGGCCGATGCCGGCAGCAACAACACCGCCATGCTCAGCTATGCGCTGAACTTTGGCGCCTTCATCGAAGGCGATGACAACAGCATGCTGTATGCCTGGCGCGGGCTGATGGGCGGCTATCCCGGCGTGTTCGCGCTGATGCCTTATCGCGACAAGATGAAAGAGTACAGCCGTCTGGAAAACCGCGACCTGTGGGAGTACCCGCTGAACCTGACACCGGAAGAAACCGGACGCATGGTCGAGCATGTCTGGGAGCTGCGCCAGGTCAAGTTCGACTACTACTTTTTCGACGAGAACTGCTCCTACCGCCTGCTCGAACTGCTCGAGGTGGCGCGTCCGGGCACAGAGCTCACCGACCCGTTCCAGATCACCGCCATACCCACCGATACCGTGCGCGTAATCAAGCAGGCGGGCATGACCGAAGGCGTGGTGTTTCGCCCCTCCCGTGAGCGCGAACTGCTGGCGCGGGCCGAGCCGCTGACGATCGAGGAGCAGCTGCTGGTGCTGCACCTGAGCACCGGTGAAATGCAACTGGATGCGCCGGCCATGCAAGCCCTGCCCGATGCGCGCAAGGCGCAGGTGCAGGACGCCGCGTTCCGCCTGGTGCGCTACAACTCGGAAAACCAGGACCGCGATGACCAGGTGGCCGAGCGCAGCTACGCGATGCTGCGCGCGATCAACCAGAACCCGCCCGAGCCGCTGGACATCCCCCGCCCGGAATTGCCGGAAGAAGGCCACCCCTCGCGTACCTGGCAACTGGGTGCCGGCAGCCGCGTGCATGACGCTTACGCCGAGTACGGCCTGCGCATGGCCTACCACGACCTGAATGACAACCTGGCCGGTTTCCCGCTCGGCGCGCAGATCGAGATCGCCCAGCTCAAGGTGCGCCAGTACCAGGGCAATGACTGGAAGCTGCAGCAACTGGACATCGCCACCATTCGCTCGCTGACTCCACGCAACGAGCTGATCAAGCCCTGGTCGTGGCAGGTCAACGGTGGTTTCCAGCGCGTGCTGGGCAAGAACCAGAACGACGTCCTGGTCAGCCAGGTCAATGGCGGCGGTGGCGGCAGTTGGGCGATTAGCGATGACGCACTGGTGTTTGCCCTGGCCACGACCCGGGTCGAACACAATCATGAGTTCGCACCTTTCGTGGCGCCTGCCGCTGGCTTCAACAGCGGCCTGCTGTGGCGCAACCCGCTGGGCAACCTGACCCTGGAAGGCAGCGGCGACTACTTCCTCAATGGCGAGGTAAGGCGCAGCCTGTCACTCAATCAGCAGTGGGAGATCAATCGCGACCTCGGCTTGCGCCTGTCCGCCTCCCGCGAGTTTGCCCAGCAGAGCAGCCCGGTCAACGAGGTGATGCTGGAACTCAAGTGGTATTACTACTGA
- a CDS encoding DUF3015 domain-containing protein, whose amino-acid sequence MKRILLGTLLAAVSINAFAEAPGGPNCGWGNMLFKGQRGGVAHFLASTTNGTSGNATFGMTSGTNGCSTNGTLTYGGKPMIALNGMMDELSEDMARGDGEALTTYAVVLGVAPEDRAHFASVTQQHFSEIFSSSDTTSVEVYSATLAVLKQDPQLAKYSNPV is encoded by the coding sequence ATGAAAAGGATTCTGCTAGGTACCCTGCTCGCCGCTGTTTCCATCAACGCCTTCGCTGAAGCGCCAGGTGGCCCGAACTGCGGTTGGGGCAACATGCTGTTCAAGGGCCAGCGCGGCGGCGTTGCCCACTTCCTCGCTTCCACCACCAACGGCACCTCGGGTAACGCCACTTTCGGCATGACCTCGGGTACCAATGGCTGCTCTACCAACGGCACCCTGACCTACGGTGGCAAGCCGATGATTGCCCTTAACGGCATGATGGATGAGCTGTCCGAAGACATGGCCCGTGGCGATGGTGAAGCCCTGACCACTTACGCGGTGGTTCTGGGTGTTGCACCGGAAGACCGTGCACACTTCGCTTCTGTTACCCAGCAGCACTTCAGCGAAATCTTCAGCTCCTCCGATACCACCTCTGTGGAGGTCTACTCGGCCACACTGGCTGTTCTCAAGCAGGATCCGCAACTGGCCAAATACTCCAATCCGGTCTGA
- a CDS encoding TraR/DksA family transcriptional regulator yields MSTFDPAVALEKLSVEYRGRIEALRQDLARSHSADSAEQALERENDEVLEALLGESQAALRKVEKARERLSEGAYGYCAKCGEAIGSQRLAVMPMAECCVQCAD; encoded by the coding sequence ATGAGCACCTTCGATCCTGCTGTTGCACTGGAAAAGCTGTCTGTCGAATACCGTGGCCGCATCGAGGCGCTGCGTCAGGATCTCGCTCGCAGCCATTCGGCGGATTCAGCCGAGCAGGCGCTGGAGCGCGAGAACGATGAAGTACTGGAGGCGCTGCTTGGCGAGTCTCAGGCCGCCTTGCGCAAAGTGGAAAAAGCCCGTGAGCGGCTCAGCGAAGGTGCTTACGGCTACTGTGCCAAATGTGGCGAAGCCATCGGCAGCCAACGGCTGGCCGTGATGCCGATGGCCGAGTGCTGTGTGCAATGCGCTGACTGA